A window of Periplaneta americana isolate PAMFEO1 chromosome 9, P.americana_PAMFEO1_priV1, whole genome shotgun sequence genomic DNA:
TCACTTCTCATGAGAAAGAAATCTTCCCATGATATTTTATTCCGATCAGTAGGCATCTATGGACCGCTGCCCACCCAGCatagtgatgaatttgggaatcTACATTTACTAGCGAAATCCAAACCCGTAAGCCAGCTATCTAAAGATATCATCGTGCTAactgaggggttcacaaccagagtggaccaagtccatctggaatagttctgagatattgagtcttaaagttcctggctcacgcttagcaaccttcaccttccataggaaatgctgccctctgtggaataacaaatgagttatggactttgtttgttatgacaatgaataaatctaagttttcttcatccgagattgtattaatccacaaactgatcaatggtggacttggtccactctggttgtgagtccCTCAACTATACGTTATTCCTACACTGGTCGGATAATTGTTAACTTTTGCTGAGGCACGTAAACGTGAGCCCAACAGTCAGCTGATCGGCCCTGTCCCTCAATGGGCTGTTGCGCCACTCATTTATTACCTATTTGCTTTCTCTTTTATAACTTAGTTATTTTCGTTCTAACCTtctttttagctatttataacgtTCTCACAATTATTACATTTGCTGAAAACTCGTTATGGCTAATGGTTGCTTTTCTAACGAATCCGATTTTTATTTTCGACAAATAATTAGAAACTTGGATTTTTTCCATATGGTTGTATATAATGTTCTCTGTGTTCTCTTATACCGTAGAGTTACCCTGTGTTCATAAAGAGTCTCGTTATTTTTAATGTGTGATTTTCGTTAAAATTTCTGTCAAGGTTGGGGATCAAATTAGCCAACAAATTCTAGTTCTTTAAGGTGCTGGTACTTGTTTttgttgatgatgataacgatgatttAATCTTGCATTTTTGTTGTAGATCTTCGCTCTTGTATCGCTTGCTTTGGTAGCGATGAAGGCGGCGGGTGTGACTATAGACACCCTCAGCTCAACAGACTGGCAGCCATCTGGTAGAAGCCTTCGTCAGCCTCAACAATCATTCAGATCTGGCTCAATATCGGTCATGAGGCCACCGCCACGACCTCACGAGAAAGGCCCAAGAGGTCATTCAAGGCCATCCCATCACTCTAGCTCTTCCCTAACGACACACAATAGACATCCGTCCCAAAAGCGACCATCTACACACTCCGACTCATCATCCAAACAATTTCTAGGTTATCAAGATGATATCAGACCAATTCGTCCAAATTTTGCTCAATCGTCTCCCGAATTTTCAAGGCCCACCGAGAATATTAGACAAAAACCATCATTCAGCTCTCAAATTGTTGATACATCAAGTAGGAAACCGCAAAAATTCAACGATTTGCCCGATAGTTTTATGTCAGAATCGATTGTCAGCGAGGATAGAGTTCCTTTCACAGAGCGTGGACCATTTCAGTACCCAAATCGTTTGTCACAATTCGAACAGAAGCAGCAGCAACATACATCGATCCTAGAAAGCTCGAGTCAACGTCAGAATCGCTTCGTACAGAACGCAATACCGATCAGAAGTATATGGAATCAAAATGGAAATGATTTTTCACGACCACCTCCAGTTGAAGAGGATCACGGACAGCACTCTATTCCTGTAAGTTCTCAGTCGCCGCACTTCTCAGGACCTCAGCTGTTCCCATCAGCCGAAGCTGAGCAGCGTCCAACATATCACTCCAACACTTCGGGTTATCTCATAGAGGAGCCCCTCGTCCAGTTCACCCAGAGCATAGAAGCTAGTGAACACCATTCAACGTATCACGCCCCAGGTCCACTACCGCAGCTAGATCCCGCTTTTTCAGCCATTAAAGTGACCAAGGCTCCTAGTTTTGGACCAGGTACAAGATCTGCCTTTCAAGACAACCAAAGCAAGAGCACATCTCCTccagaaacaaagaagaaagcaACCTTGAAAGATATTCTCGCCGAGGACTGCCCGAAAGCTAAAGAAATGGGTTACTGTGCCTCACCTCCTAGATATCCTTCGTAAGTATATGGAAGAAAAATGTTCAATAAATTCTTACTGACGTGTGTTTCTTTCTCATTGTCATTTCAGTTTCTTCTTCACACAAAGAGGATTCTTTTACTTGGGCTAACTCACCAAACAATCAAAATTCGAGCCATCCCTGTAAATTTGTAAATCTGACTGTTTTCTGAAACATTTAGTGATTTTGTATTTTACAATGCTTATACCATTATTGTTTTCtagttctttctttatttcgttaATAAGTTTATGATAGAGCGAAGCTCATCAACCAATGAGTTAAAAGAAATCTCGTCCATAGCGCTTCAATGAGATTTACGTATATTAATCAATTTCCAAGTTCCTGTACCAAGCTCTCCCGCAGTTCACGTAATACAATTTTTTCTAAACAAATTAAGAAATCTGCTGTCATAAAATGTGTATTGACAATTTACTCTTTATAGGAATCAAGTTTCACAGCTGATAGAGCGATGTTCAGCCATTATTCCAGCCATTTACGCGCCCATACCAGACAGCGAAGATGACGAAGACACAGGGGAAGCTACGGATCGATCTTTCAACAGCACTAGGAACATGGAACGTGGAAACAGACACGTGAGCTAAGAATCTCTTTTAGTGGCGCAAATTACTGAGTTTCAGCCCCATAATACTCTGTTCAGGGAAGATGCAAACGTGATGAAAAATTTTAAGAGGGaataacaattacatttttatctaaatctggctttcaggtatagcttcctgtaaagctgactcgaataatttcaaaggaaaaactgttccggcgctgggcatcgaacccggggcctctGGCTGAGAGCTCCAACGCTCTATCAACAGAGCTACCCAGTAATTCTGCACGTtaatgttcgttaacagaaaaccacaaatttaagtcacacaaagtatgcactcaatgttgggccattgacgtcttgtcaacccacttgaggtatgtgcaTATAAAAGGGAATTGAGCCGGgtttggtagagttcctgggtaactcagttggtagagcgttggcgcgctccgCCATAAACAGGACTACGATGCCCGGcacaggaacaatttttcctttgaaattattccacAGTCATTTACGTTAGTGTTCTTATTGTATTTTTCAATTGATAATGTTGGAAAATATTCGATTATTTTAAAAGTGTTAATACAATCGCATGGACCGATAGCTTTGCTTATGTAACTAGTTAATCAAAAAAAGAAATCAATATAATGTCACTTCTTCACAGCGTGTATTTCAACCATCGCTTAAGTTATAATCACAATTGGATATAGACAAAGTAAGAAATGCTCTACATAGTTTCTCTCACCATCGATAACAGCGTTTCTTGTAGATACAGACATACGTTAATTGTCCTTAACTAATCCTGGTGGATGGTGAGCTAGTACAAAGTTAGAAGTTCTCTACATAGTTTCTCTCACACTAGCCAATGATCGAACGGTCAGAATACAGTAAAATACTAGTATAACGAAGTACTAGAGACGTCTAAAATTATTCCGTTATAGTAATATTTCTTTAGATATAtcgaaattaactattttttctGTAGAAAAAATAAGCTTATTCATGTACGTGTATTTATACCgtaaattcaacatattttacACGTAGGTCTgaaaaatatctttaaataaaatagaaactgaacttacattgcatttgaaaataaaaagttttaataaaagcataggaaaaatacaaaattcaagttTCATAAAGCATTTTGTAGGACAAGAGGTGCCATATTGTTTGGGATGCCATGTTGTGAAATGAGTGAGTTGTGGTTGGAAACGCCATGTTGCGAGAACAGTGAGCTATGATTGGTAGAAGTGAACTAAATGAAGGGAACAATCGCATAAAAAACTAACATAGAATTGAAAGATatttgttttatagtacaaatagTATTAATTAGATGTTTAATGACCACGTGGCCACTATATAAGTGActtgatattttaacattaaatgaTATGGGTGGACAGAAAAAAATTTTGTTACACGGCGTTCATTATAACGGTATTTTACTGCACGTTGATAAAGTGAATTCTAtgtcagggatgagacgatattagctcccaatcacggtagaagagctcgaccttgatcacgagcgcatagcgcatccactacatagcgtcgtaacgtagacatcatggatgtacatgcacatgcagcgaataaaggcagcaattattacaataacttgcgttactaaatttctggctatgtaatggggctaattattcagttatttaatatacatgtacatatataaacaattcgCAAAGGggagggttttttaggaacaaaaagagaaataggaaaagttaattgtatgtaaaccattttcttgttaaaagaaattatttattatgtaaatacttcacttcattggttaggagaaactaatagggtctacctcctcgacgtgtgtgatctctagtacttttgagtatttgttgaaaaaataataatgataatattgattgaaatagagtatattaattgtgtgattgtgaaaatgtagtccttacactccagtcgtgattatgtaatgagttttcttagagtgatttgtgagatgcacgtaacacgaaaaaacaaattgattaaattaagatattgagaggcatcgtaatttttggggtcaatcatggGGGTATGaacgatttttaaaacttccacaattttaggccaaaatttgtcaaatttaaactatataaacagatctataataatatcatctgtacaaaatttgatgcaattaggtctaatagttttgaaattatatgtttaagtatattttatattcacgTTACTGAAAAAGGTCCTtgcatcaaaattttcaaaatgaaatagttcatatttgctcaaaatcttgaaaatagttattggaataaaagtgaattagctttttgagcttagtaatagtataagttaaagtgcaatcaaagataaaatattatttctaaattaaagaaacacataGTCTAATAagagtaaatatccagaaacaagcaacaaataaaacatcaacaatacatttaaaataaaaaaataaaaggaatataGATGCAATCTACTGactcaaatgtaaattaatttaccttcgatgtcaattccgaaatcaatttatttctctcttctcctgaataatgcctatactgtattttttttcatgttgcgtctcataatgccgttttatgttgctttttttttttttttttttttttgcaaatgatatctTTTTCACACagcaaacactggacttcatcacaagttcgaagcataaatattgtatcttccactcttccttgaaagctttaagccaggcatgtcaaaaccctgcacattgtgcagtcgcgcacattctGTACTGGTCTccgtgcaacgtgcagttcctattcccctacctggagggagtgaatcggcttggagggaaacgcgacagggctgtacaatacctatagtagcagatcagcttttgtttcaataacacagatcagtacgggtgctcatcgagctgtgattgtgaatgcgttatgaaaaataaagtgaggagtccacagatataacgaagaagagaaatcacgaatcatataacataactgttatgatgttttcctcagccaatagtaattattataaaatgaaaggctttcatcttatcatgtggacctaatagtgatattagaatttaaatcatattagtaaagttctcaaaatatgatattcgcctgctcttatttGTTAAAGTACTCCCACGggaagacaaacatgacaatgatattgttttggagtctgtacttacacagccatcaatggttagacgacttacaacttttatttgataagctgataagtgattagaatatagtgagtaatacatgtgagactcttgaggttgtaagggaaggaaggaagaaagcaactatttgtaaggcggaaaaattttctggaaaaataatacataatggcgaattttccacctcacgttactatattatctaatatacttacgttaataaatctttaaacctgacataaagaaaatgccctcgcttcacagcttgtgaagtactcttttaactcaattcagtaacgctcccaacttgctaatacttgctctcaacgttttccaaataaactatatataaatttaaattcaagcttaatttatccaatttattaataataatgtgaatttatattaatatacagcaaggaaaaatgattccagtgtaaaagcctcacaatgtcctattgcatgtaattaggagtaaaatattttctttaacatttgtgcaccaatggtcccaataatgcttgaggaacaatgaaagagtattactttgaaataatcagtacctactacgtaaaatgaaatattgtgttcgttttttgtttcgaaattactgcaatatttatattttcttcaaatactgtatacaaatcatgtaaataaattattctttacaaacgactgcattgtgaattgtaactgagtaagtctattgtttcttgtgttacaattaatgtcaaacatagacactgacaataattgtgttttttccttctgctaagtatgtttataatgtccaaatgtcaatttaattgaacactagaaccacagaatagattcttgtacatccctcccgctaagaactggtaagagcaacacgtgaatgacgcaatctgcacagaccggcgttccgcgcacatacactgcactttcagtgtgtgatttttgacatgcctgctttaagtgcttccgttccgtcatgatgcgctgtgttctaagatctgtacatcctttagcaatgtttacagataaaaaagctccgcgcgcgcgcagcaggcataaaagagctctagcTCGAAATTACTAGTCGTCATCGCAAGACTGGTCTATGTCCAACATCTAGCACAAACTATCTCTTGATGGTTGCAGGTTTGGTCTTGGGCACATCCAGGTGAATTTCAGCAGACAGTTTGTGATTCGGATCGGCGAAAAATCGAGCCGGGATACGTGCTGGAGGCAACGAGCGGACGCTGGTACGTGGTATTGCAGGCGCCGTCCATAACCCAGCGAGTGACGGTGGACAAGTGCCGGAGCGTGGGCAAGCCCTGCGCCGCCACCAAGTGCGCTCGGGGAAACGGCTTCAGGAACAACGCGGCCAAGTCCAGTCGCTGTGTGCAACGCTTCTCCTACCAACACCTCGTGACGTGGGACCCCGACAAGCCAGAGCTGTGCCCCAGGATACGCGTGTTCCGCTTCCCCACCGCGTGTGTGTGCTACCTCACCAGCTCGTGAGAAGACACAAAGCAATCACAGTTATGGAAAACAGCGGCCAAATTCACGTCTAGTGTCTCCCAATTCTATTGCATTACGTATGAAttcctgtctctctctctttacgACTCTATAGTCCGTCTCAGGTATCTGAAGCTACGCCGAACTTAGCAGTATAGGAGAGAAAACTAATGGGCGGAGCCAAGCAGTGAGTGCTGTCTCAAATTTCTGGTAGCCACTCCAAGCCAAAAACAGAAAAGTGAGGTTCGCTCTGATGAATGATTATCTGATTAAATTGAAACAGTTGCCCCCTACAAGCAAACCCTTCACTTACCAGCGTTCATTGGATCAGCCATTCCCCGCCACTACTTGCGCACAGGACTTGTTTTCGTTCTCTTCCTCCACAGACTCCTGAGACGGACATTAATTATGGTCAATTAATattcgaggagaaaaattcactacggcgcaggggatcgaacccaggtccttggttctacgtaccaagcgctctgaccactgagctacgccgaattcaatccacagcaccggatcgaattctcctccttcaatgtatCCCTTTATGGCctaactccaagttaggcatatatgttgacgtatatgtccaatgtcaactgccattatactaggagcgcactcagctgagtgacttatttggccgggattccgcagttaagtgcacagtaatctgtacagacatatgcactgctagctatgacaatattataatattaattatggtATCTCTGAGCTTCCTAACTACTCTTCGCCAGGCAAGACTATTTGCAACATGAAAGCTTCTATAAGATACGACTATTTAACGTACAGTTCAATATCATAtcgttgctttatttatttatggtgtGACAGACTTAAACAACAAGGTTAAATTTCACTAGGTAACTCTGTGAAACAATTTAGGAAAATACTAAATGATAAGGTGAGAAGAGACACAATGTTAAAATATTGGCCATAAAGTGGCGGTTGTACATGTGTTACAACGAGAATACTGTATGAAGCTTGGACCaggaatgaaaaatgtttgtgttGTTAAAGTCTACAAGAAAACAAACGAAATTCGAAACAAGAGTATTAGAACTGAGGATagaattaaaatttcatataaaaagattaaaaaagaaataacagaACAGATACCGGCACGGATTTTGAAATTAAGGGACAACTGTAGAATGCAGGTGGCAAGCAGCGCCGACTATGCTCGCTACTAGTGACCGGGCCATACGAGCAATGTCAAACAAAAGAGATGAGATATATTGCTAGTAAAATCCATTACTACATTCTTTAAGAATTTACTGCTGTAGTAAAGTACAAGGTTTAGCGAGTATAGGCCTATTGGCGGTGGttttaatgcattaaaagaaagtacagattttgaaaatataatacgTTATCAGAGCGAAATAAAGCAGAAATATGTGGTGCagaaaatatcgttgaaatcgacgAAGGCACATTTGGTGGCAATCTTCGTCAAAGAAGCAAATAATTATTACCACTTTGGCGTTGTATTACTAGTTCAGGGGGCAACAACACGCCTTTTACGAAAATACTCGCAGTGGTCACAATTATTTACCGCTTTGGCAAAATTTACCAATTTGAATATACagaatgtaaggggtataagtgccattattttaactgatgattgttcatgtcataaaaaaagaaaaaatgtcctaacaatttttttaactgaaatatttaactagttattaaattttacaatattaggcgtttggcgacgttgctggatggggaggagggagtttacaaatacacggtacagctcaagcggatacagacataccggtacaaaacagatgctctgttctaatgcaggggcggaccgttgtttacataaaacagcaaatacaaactttcaatctcattagtagaactttatggtaaatttccattttatttaacaatattggcaatattggaccattttttattgtacgtctaaaaaacaaacaaaatggtttactgcacaaaatcacacgaacatttttaaatgcaacattttaatctctcccacttccataaagcagtaccatttttaaataaatttctgtttgtgtgattttcaaaACCacgtaagagactcctagttgctaacaatcgttgagaaaccgctacaaaagttcgccgattaggtaaccttcattgcggaaaacattgacggttcatcttgcctcacttgaattacgactttctccataaattaataacatgtgatattcttaaactgtgaatgacattgcaaATTGTTTATCGAATACTGGTACCAaattgtcatccgctcggcagtagagctcaGGAcaaggagcttgaactcagctgacatatccgtacgtctgtgcagagtactgccttctgcacacgttgccacgtctctcacgccagaatattaacaaatttaagcatgcgattttatttaatttcacgaaaatgtaatagaacacacaaatatttatttaaactaatattaactctctgctagatatacctactgatgtaattgttttcgtaattttactaacgatataagcagtataatgcaaataaaataagagaagaaatattttttctggggaAACTATCAACTTTTGATCCCATGTTGTATGGACTTTTTTtttatcctgtagaccgtcccctacgactgtgaaaaggacggcacttataccccttacaccctatatgtacatatattataagGGCCATGTTGGCGATATTCTGTACTTGGCTGCCATCGTAACGATACCGTTCAACGACTCCACTAATTCTACAGTTTAGCCAAAATAAATCAACAGGCATAAGAGATAATCGAAAATCTAAAATAGTATGGATGCAATAGAGAGTGTGGCCGAAACAGATAAATACCTAAAACACAGAGTGATATAGAAGAAGGACAAGAAGAATCAGAGACAGAGAAAAAAGTCGGAAGAATAAAGAGGAAGacacagagaaaaataagaagaggcaCATCATATGAGACGTCAGCTCAGTGCAGGCATTGAACTGTGGTGAAAAATAGACAATTAGATCAACCAAAATAAACCTAAACTTTTTCCCTATCGAGATGGAATCGGCGAATAGGTTATCCCTAGACTATTAGGGCTTCATAATTTGGAATGATAAGTGGTACATTTTGAATTCTTAGAGGACGAATTCCGGCCGTGTTTAATAAAACTTCCTACCGGTACGACAAATTCATACCATAGATATGACATTTGTCGAAAGTTATGGTAATCTTTCTCTAGAGTTAACAGAACAGTCTGGAACATATAGATTCATTTAGAGTCGTACGTGATTCAGGGAACCAACAATAAAATGGATAATTAACCGT
This region includes:
- the LOC138706331 gene encoding uncharacterized protein, with protein sequence MATTIFALVSLALVAMKAAGVTIDTLSSTDWQPSGRSLRQPQQSFRSGSISVMRPPPRPHEKGPRGHSRPSHHSSSSLTTHNRHPSQKRPSTHSDSSSKQFLGYQDDIRPIRPNFAQSSPEFSRPTENIRQKPSFSSQIVDTSSRKPQKFNDLPDSFMSESIVSEDRVPFTERGPFQYPNRLSQFEQKQQQHTSILESSSQRQNRFVQNAIPIRSIWNQNGNDFSRPPPVEEDHGQHSIPVSSQSPHFSGPQLFPSAEAEQRPTYHSNTSGYLIEEPLVQFTQSIEASEHHSTYHAPGPLPQLDPAFSAIKVTKAPSFGPGTRSAFQDNQSKSTSPPETKKKATLKDILAEDCPKAKEMGYCASPPRYPSNQVSQLIERCSAIIPAIYAPIPDSEDDEDTGEATDRSFNSTRNMERGNRHVWSWAHPGEFQQTVCDSDRRKIEPGYVLEATSGRWYVVLQAPSITQRVTVDKCRSVGKPCAATKCARGNGFRNNAAKSSRCVQRFSYQHLVTWDPDKPELCPRIRVFRFPTACVCYLTSS